One region of Terriglobales bacterium genomic DNA includes:
- a CDS encoding M28 family metallopeptidase, whose protein sequence is MLRICHRLSYFAVSAMLVSSGFAQGTRTTSDDKVFGFRDFSRQAEIDRKFNQSPDPKLAEEHLRTLTQAPHVAGSPEDQKTAEYVAQKFREAGLDTQIVEYRVLLSFPQEVSLDITGPANVKMHGPSREHVDNDPYQDDPRVLPAYNAYSPSGDVEAEVVYANYGSPQDFKQLEAMKIDVRGKIVMVRYGGNYRGVKSLVAQEHGAAGVIIYSDPIDDGYYRGDMYPKGPYRPATGVQRGSVDYTFRYAGDPTTPGIASLPSLPDSQRTSPGSAADLPKVMTMPLSYADAAPIMQNLGGPESPREWQGAMPFTYHAGPGPVRVKMHLKMTAPYKTIWDVIGTVRGSELPDEWVIGGNHRDAWVYGAVDPNSGTAAMLESVHGIGDLLKSGWKPRRTMVFCSWDGEEQGMIGSTEWGEQHAQELQRAAAYLNMDVGVAGPNFGASAVPTLKQFVRDVTKQVPSPKGGTVYQVWKDARERERVKNLSPDLGGSQNRPPAAKVENDVEVGDLGSGSDYSVFLQHLGLPATDIGSGGPYGVYHSVFDNFAWFKKFGDPDFKYEQQMARVFGVQMLHMAGADYLPEDYELYGREIVSYVQQAETKSKQTFGAQSPSFSEALGSAQRFQQAGAQIRQAQNAATGDLVRLNRALLGAERALLIEQGLPNRPWFRHVIYAPGEYTGYAAVVIPGVNEAIDARDPARAAEQLAILSGALNRASAVLEGYR, encoded by the coding sequence TTGCTTCGAATCTGTCATCGTCTATCGTACTTCGCTGTATCCGCAATGTTGGTTTCTAGCGGGTTCGCCCAGGGGACACGCACCACGTCGGACGACAAGGTCTTTGGCTTTCGCGACTTCTCTCGCCAGGCGGAGATTGATCGCAAATTTAATCAGTCTCCCGATCCAAAGCTCGCCGAGGAGCATCTGCGTACCCTCACACAGGCGCCGCATGTAGCTGGATCTCCGGAGGACCAAAAGACGGCCGAGTACGTTGCTCAGAAGTTCCGCGAGGCGGGGCTCGACACGCAAATCGTCGAATATAGGGTGTTGCTCTCATTTCCGCAGGAGGTGAGCCTCGACATCACTGGGCCCGCGAATGTGAAGATGCACGGTCCGAGCCGCGAGCATGTAGACAACGATCCTTATCAGGACGATCCGCGCGTGCTGCCCGCTTATAACGCGTACTCACCCTCAGGCGATGTTGAAGCAGAAGTGGTGTACGCGAACTATGGGAGTCCGCAAGATTTCAAGCAGCTGGAAGCCATGAAGATCGACGTTCGCGGCAAGATCGTCATGGTCCGATATGGTGGGAACTACCGCGGGGTAAAGAGCCTCGTGGCGCAAGAGCATGGAGCAGCCGGCGTCATCATCTACTCCGATCCGATCGATGACGGCTATTACCGCGGAGACATGTATCCCAAAGGCCCTTATCGTCCGGCCACCGGAGTGCAACGCGGTTCAGTCGACTACACCTTCAGGTATGCTGGCGATCCGACCACTCCGGGAATCGCCTCGCTGCCAAGCCTGCCTGATTCGCAACGAACCTCCCCTGGCTCGGCAGCCGATCTGCCGAAGGTCATGACGATGCCGCTGTCGTACGCCGATGCCGCGCCCATCATGCAGAACCTCGGCGGGCCCGAGTCTCCCCGCGAGTGGCAAGGCGCAATGCCTTTTACCTATCACGCTGGGCCAGGTCCAGTGCGAGTAAAGATGCACCTCAAGATGACTGCGCCTTACAAAACCATCTGGGACGTAATTGGCACCGTGCGTGGCAGTGAGCTTCCCGATGAATGGGTAATCGGCGGTAATCATCGCGATGCATGGGTCTATGGTGCCGTGGATCCAAACAGCGGGACCGCAGCCATGCTCGAGTCGGTACATGGCATTGGCGATCTGCTGAAGTCGGGCTGGAAACCCAGGCGAACGATGGTCTTCTGCAGTTGGGATGGAGAAGAGCAGGGCATGATCGGCTCCACGGAATGGGGCGAGCAGCACGCGCAAGAGCTGCAACGTGCAGCGGCCTACTTGAATATGGACGTGGGGGTTGCCGGTCCCAATTTCGGTGCGAGCGCGGTTCCAACGTTGAAACAGTTTGTACGCGACGTGACCAAACAAGTGCCGAGTCCCAAGGGCGGCACGGTCTATCAGGTCTGGAAAGATGCAAGAGAGCGCGAGCGGGTAAAAAACCTCTCGCCGGATCTGGGAGGATCACAGAACCGCCCTCCGGCAGCGAAGGTCGAGAACGATGTGGAAGTGGGCGACCTGGGTAGCGGGTCCGACTATTCGGTTTTTCTTCAGCACCTCGGATTGCCAGCGACCGACATAGGCTCGGGGGGCCCATATGGCGTTTACCACTCGGTCTTTGACAACTTCGCCTGGTTCAAGAAGTTCGGCGATCCCGACTTCAAGTACGAGCAGCAGATGGCTCGGGTCTTCGGCGTTCAGATGCTCCACATGGCAGGAGCCGACTACCTGCCGGAGGATTACGAACTCTATGGCCGAGAAATCGTCAGTTATGTGCAACAGGCCGAAACCAAGTCGAAGCAGACCTTCGGTGCCCAGTCGCCATCCTTTAGCGAGGCGCTAGGTTCTGCCCAGCGTTTCCAACAGGCTGGAGCCCAGATTCGCCAAGCGCAGAACGCCGCAACGGGTGACTTGGTAAGGCTGAATCGCGCACTCTTGGGGGCTGAGCGCGCGCTGCTGATCGAACAGGGACTTCCAAACCGCCCTTGGTTTCGTCATGTGATTTATGCTCCCGGTGAATATACGGGTTATGCTGCGGTTGTAATTCCTGGAGTAAATGAGGCCATTGACGCGCGCGATCCAGCACGAGCTGCGGAACAGCTCGCTATTCTGTCAGGAGCGTTAAACCGCGCTTCCGCTGTGCTCGAAGGCTATCGATGA
- a CDS encoding beta-propeller fold lactonase family protein: MGGSRTIGGGGTSQTGTPVFVTNSSSASVSVYQINQTSGALQRTTGSPVTTGGSSPDSMATDPAKKFLLVANSSSATTSVFSVNSSTAALTPVTGSPFSTPPNAIRMVLHPSGNFVYTLSGTPAQIQGYSFNSTTGVPTPLTGFPVSLNTTGETGLAISPNGGFLYTSNSSTDVITAFAIGANGALTLRSTTISPLQGSPFYLTFDTSGNFLFGININGNFGVGSVSVFSVSASGALTEISGSPFAAGATPVSAVFSQGALYVVNQTSNTVSAFALNAATGQLTDLKGSPFAVGARPVSAATAVLGRFLIVTSSASSNVGSIFVFAIAADGTLTQVTGSPFTPDTPSPNQVLAF; encoded by the coding sequence ATGGGCGGAAGCAGAACCATAGGTGGAGGTGGCACGTCTCAGACCGGAACTCCCGTATTTGTAACGAACAGCAGCAGCGCCAGCGTTTCTGTGTACCAGATCAATCAGACCTCTGGAGCCCTGCAGCGTACTACTGGCTCACCCGTTACAACTGGAGGTTCGTCACCGGATTCGATGGCAACCGATCCGGCGAAAAAATTTCTCCTCGTGGCGAATTCTTCATCTGCAACGACCTCGGTATTTAGTGTGAACAGCTCCACGGCTGCGTTAACGCCAGTAACTGGTTCGCCCTTTTCCACGCCGCCGAATGCCATCAGGATGGTTTTGCATCCGAGCGGGAATTTCGTGTATACCCTCAGCGGTACGCCAGCACAGATTCAAGGCTACAGTTTCAATTCGACGACAGGGGTGCCGACTCCGCTCACGGGATTTCCAGTGTCATTGAACACTACTGGGGAAACCGGTCTGGCGATATCGCCAAATGGAGGGTTCCTCTACACCTCGAACTCGAGCACGGATGTGATCACTGCGTTTGCAATCGGCGCCAACGGCGCGCTGACTCTCCGTTCAACAACGATATCGCCGCTGCAGGGATCGCCGTTCTACCTCACGTTTGACACCAGTGGGAATTTCCTTTTTGGAATTAATATCAATGGGAACTTTGGCGTAGGAAGTGTCTCAGTATTCTCCGTCTCGGCGTCTGGTGCGCTCACCGAAATCTCAGGGTCTCCCTTCGCAGCAGGTGCGACCCCGGTGAGTGCGGTCTTCTCGCAAGGCGCGCTTTACGTCGTGAATCAAACGTCCAACACGGTTTCGGCATTTGCCCTCAACGCCGCTACCGGACAGCTTACCGACCTCAAGGGCTCCCCCTTCGCAGTAGGCGCAAGACCGGTTTCCGCCGCAACTGCAGTCCTGGGAAGGTTTCTCATCGTGACCAGCAGCGCTAGCAGCAATGTCGGCTCAATCTTCGTGTTCGCGATTGCTGCCGATGGAACGCTCACGCAAGTCACGGGTTCACCGTTTACGCCCGACACGCCTTCACCCAATCAGGTATTGGCCTTCTAG
- the selB gene encoding selenocysteine-specific translation elongation factor, translating to MKSVIVGTAGHIDHGKTTLVKTLTGIDADRLEEEKRRGITIDLGFANFELTSPQGETLRLGFVDVPGHERFVRNMLAGVGGIDIVLLVIAADEGIKPQTREHFDICRLLAIPRGIVVLTKSDTVDADTLEVVRLEIEDFLRGSFLDSKQTPIVPLSAITGQGIDELKHELARIAAEVGTKNASSLPRLPIDRAFVMKGFGTVVTGTLVAGSIRREQELELHPVGKRTRARGIQVHGSSTEQARAGERTAINLSGLSVDELMRGMTLTQPSTLQATRQIDVRLQLLPDARPLKHLSRVHLHCFASETLAQVRLLEGKQLEPGNNAFVQLRTAEPLLVVPGDHFIIRQFSPVVTIGGGTVIDAFPLRRSTKQAKVTSEFLTGLERASLADALLLRAERRGTAGLNRDDAVKETGRARQEIDAQVQHLLNGGQLLAAGDVLLAKAPALEAAKKLLSELEKFHKNNSLSAGMPKETLRDTLAIGETVFSFLLTQLTAGKKIEVHGEQIRLAGKGVAMTADEQRARNTIEQAFSSAGLKVPLLKDVLASLSIDRTRSQKIMTLLLREGVLVKLGDELVFHRVALEQLRRTIAAEKPKTPKMDVGRFKDLIGVTRKHAIPLLEYLDRERVTRRVGDVREIL from the coding sequence ATGAAGTCAGTCATCGTCGGCACCGCCGGCCACATCGACCACGGCAAAACCACGCTGGTGAAAACGCTCACCGGTATCGATGCCGACCGCCTGGAAGAAGAAAAACGCCGCGGGATCACGATCGATCTCGGCTTTGCCAATTTCGAACTGACTTCACCACAAGGCGAGACACTGCGACTTGGATTTGTCGATGTTCCTGGGCACGAGCGCTTTGTGCGCAACATGCTCGCCGGAGTTGGCGGCATCGACATTGTGCTATTGGTGATCGCTGCCGACGAAGGTATCAAGCCGCAGACGCGTGAGCATTTCGACATCTGTCGCCTGCTGGCGATTCCCCGAGGCATTGTTGTACTGACCAAGTCAGACACCGTCGATGCTGACACGCTGGAAGTTGTCCGCCTGGAGATCGAAGATTTCCTCCGCGGATCCTTCCTCGACTCGAAGCAAACGCCGATCGTCCCACTAAGTGCAATCACCGGACAAGGCATCGATGAGCTCAAGCACGAACTTGCACGAATCGCTGCGGAAGTCGGGACCAAGAATGCGAGCTCCCTTCCGCGCCTCCCAATCGACCGTGCATTCGTGATGAAGGGGTTCGGTACGGTTGTCACTGGGACTCTGGTCGCAGGCAGCATCCGGCGCGAACAGGAGCTCGAACTCCATCCGGTCGGCAAGCGGACGCGTGCGCGCGGCATTCAAGTACACGGCTCCTCTACTGAGCAGGCACGCGCTGGAGAACGCACGGCTATAAATCTTAGTGGTCTTTCTGTGGATGAACTCATGCGCGGCATGACGCTTACGCAGCCGAGCACCCTGCAAGCGACACGACAGATAGATGTCCGCCTCCAGTTGCTTCCGGATGCAAGGCCATTGAAGCACCTTTCGCGCGTGCACCTGCATTGCTTCGCATCCGAGACACTTGCGCAGGTTCGACTGCTTGAGGGGAAGCAACTCGAACCGGGAAACAATGCGTTTGTTCAATTGCGAACGGCGGAGCCGCTGCTGGTTGTTCCTGGCGATCACTTCATCATCCGCCAGTTCTCTCCGGTAGTCACCATCGGCGGAGGCACAGTTATTGACGCCTTTCCGTTGCGCCGCAGCACCAAGCAGGCGAAGGTGACGAGCGAGTTTCTAACCGGGCTGGAGCGAGCGAGCTTAGCCGATGCTCTCCTACTCCGCGCGGAGCGTCGAGGCACGGCTGGTCTGAATCGTGACGACGCAGTTAAGGAAACCGGACGCGCACGTCAGGAGATAGATGCGCAAGTGCAGCATCTGCTCAATGGTGGACAACTGCTCGCAGCAGGAGATGTGTTGCTTGCGAAAGCTCCAGCTCTCGAAGCGGCAAAGAAACTTCTTTCAGAGCTGGAGAAGTTCCACAAGAACAATTCCCTTTCCGCTGGCATGCCCAAAGAGACGCTGCGCGACACGTTGGCAATTGGAGAAACGGTGTTCTCGTTTCTGCTCACGCAACTCACTGCCGGAAAGAAGATTGAAGTCCATGGCGAGCAGATACGACTTGCGGGCAAGGGAGTCGCGATGACAGCCGATGAGCAGCGGGCTCGCAACACCATCGAGCAGGCGTTCTCATCCGCTGGCCTCAAGGTCCCACTGCTCAAGGACGTGCTCGCATCGCTCTCGATTGACCGTACGCGCAGTCAGAAAATCATGACGCTTCTGCTGCGCGAAGGTGTTCTGGTGAAACTGGGCGATGAGCTGGTCTTTCATCGCGTGGCTCTCGAACAATTGCGCCGAACAATTGCTGCCGAAAAACCCAAGACTCCCAAAATGGACGTCGGGCGCTTTAAGGATCTGATCGGAGTAACCCGCAAGCACGCCATTCCACTACTCGAATATCTCGATCGTGAGCGTGTTACGCGCAGAGTTGGAGACGTGAGGGAGATTCTTTAG
- a CDS encoding DUF2199 domain-containing protein, with protein MARTPESESPHGFYCSNCKEFHPGLPFSFGTDSPDNYAEIDESDRPQRAVLSSDQCIIDEREFYIRGIVEVPIIGFADNFLWGLWVNVWPNDFERIHANWETPGREELIGPFKGRLANGLRDIYQPSLANLKCTIRIQPIHQRPTIFIDEPSHPLAIEQRNGITLERVQHLAGRLVHRMGNMNSDSKH; from the coding sequence ATGGCACGAACGCCCGAGTCAGAATCCCCACACGGTTTTTATTGCTCCAATTGCAAGGAATTCCATCCAGGTTTGCCGTTCAGCTTTGGCACAGATTCACCAGACAATTATGCGGAGATAGATGAATCTGATCGCCCCCAGCGTGCTGTACTTTCCTCGGATCAATGCATCATTGATGAAAGGGAGTTCTACATCCGGGGCATCGTGGAAGTGCCAATCATAGGCTTTGCTGACAATTTTCTTTGGGGCCTCTGGGTAAACGTCTGGCCAAACGACTTCGAAAGGATTCATGCGAACTGGGAAACACCTGGACGCGAAGAGTTGATTGGGCCTTTCAAAGGTAGACTCGCGAACGGCTTGCGCGACATCTACCAGCCGAGCCTCGCCAATCTAAAGTGCACTATCAGAATTCAACCGATCCATCAGCGCCCGACGATCTTTATCGATGAGCCAAGCCATCCGCTAGCGATTGAACAGCGCAACGGAATCACTTTAGAGCGGGTTCAACACCTCGCAGGCAGGTTGGTGCACCGGATGGGCAATATGAATTCTGATTCGAAACACTGA
- a CDS encoding endonuclease MutS2: MPPHWSERLLEFDRMSEILLAYCGSDLGRQRVTRLHPVTDIDWIRQQHQLTEEVRQFLQAGGAFEFRGLTDNRELLKKAGIAGAALEIAELREVLLLADRADEWRALALSPPAFLEGGWPAIRNLSERLADFTPLLRFFRGKILPDGTLDDRASPELARLRREVEKQKREIQTSLRSYLRHLAEGGAVQEELVTIRGERFVIPVKVDQKRRVNGVVHGTSSSGQTVFVEPLETIEQNNELVRLLEEENAEIHRILLEMTAHLAENADALEQALDILSEIELQFAKARFAHDFACVRPSLHEDQESEAEQKLLLIQARHPVLERNLKLRDRRIVPMSLSLEGNDRQLIISGPNTGGKTVGLKTVGLIVLMAQSGIPVPAESAELPVFDAVFADIGDYQSIEQNLSTFSAHVNNIDFISKTATARSLVLLDELGSATDPEEGAALAVAIAKHFLDLGATSIISTHHTALKVYAANTPGVVNAAVGFDEKTLQPTYELKVGVPGASAGINIAQRLGLNSQIISAARQRLAGQTQDIARFLDQLHQQLDAVESQRAELRRGEQEVARERSRLELEGLKEERQRVREMEKKLETLLREFEYQAREAVNAVQDRAAAQKVSKDAERRITRLRREFKEQLDSTVVAHRTGADRGDPDARPGEVKHVTEGDTVRLKSLGRDAIVKRKIDENTFEVEAGIMKMRVPRSDIASVVRTAVPERAETPVAAARARGISISLKNEDDDLSMASEINVIGQTVDDATREVERFVDRAFLAGMPRVRVVHGSGMGILRKALRQFLKTHPHVAMVTEPPQNEGGAGATVVELRV, translated from the coding sequence ATGCCGCCTCACTGGAGCGAGCGCCTCCTCGAATTTGACCGCATGAGCGAGATTCTGCTCGCCTACTGCGGCTCCGATCTTGGACGGCAGCGGGTTACGAGACTTCATCCGGTTACAGACATCGACTGGATCCGGCAGCAGCATCAGCTCACAGAAGAAGTCCGGCAATTTCTACAAGCGGGGGGCGCGTTTGAGTTCCGCGGGCTTACCGACAATCGCGAACTTCTAAAGAAAGCCGGCATTGCAGGTGCGGCACTTGAAATCGCGGAACTGCGTGAGGTTCTGCTATTGGCGGACCGCGCCGATGAATGGCGCGCGCTGGCTTTAAGTCCGCCTGCTTTCCTGGAGGGAGGCTGGCCGGCGATTCGCAACCTCTCCGAGCGCCTGGCAGACTTTACACCGTTGCTTCGCTTTTTCCGGGGAAAGATCCTTCCAGACGGCACACTCGACGACCGCGCTTCTCCGGAACTCGCACGATTGCGGCGTGAAGTGGAAAAACAGAAACGCGAGATTCAGACTTCGCTCCGCAGCTATTTGCGACACCTAGCTGAAGGCGGAGCCGTGCAGGAAGAACTGGTCACGATTCGCGGCGAACGCTTTGTAATTCCGGTGAAGGTCGATCAAAAGCGACGTGTGAACGGAGTCGTTCACGGTACGAGTTCCAGCGGACAAACTGTGTTCGTCGAGCCTCTTGAAACTATCGAGCAGAACAACGAACTTGTCCGGCTCCTCGAGGAAGAGAACGCAGAGATTCATCGCATTCTGCTCGAAATGACAGCCCACCTCGCCGAAAATGCCGATGCGCTGGAGCAGGCGCTCGATATTCTCTCCGAAATTGAGTTGCAATTCGCAAAGGCCCGTTTCGCCCACGATTTCGCATGTGTTCGTCCGAGCTTGCATGAGGACCAAGAATCGGAGGCGGAGCAGAAGCTCTTGTTGATTCAAGCTCGCCATCCCGTCTTGGAACGTAATCTCAAGCTGCGAGATAGGCGGATAGTTCCGATGTCACTCAGCCTTGAGGGCAATGATCGCCAGCTCATTATCAGCGGACCGAATACCGGTGGAAAGACAGTCGGACTCAAAACGGTTGGGCTGATCGTGCTGATGGCGCAATCGGGAATTCCCGTGCCCGCCGAATCTGCCGAGCTTCCGGTCTTCGACGCCGTCTTTGCCGACATCGGGGACTACCAGTCGATCGAGCAGAACCTGTCGACGTTCTCTGCGCATGTGAACAACATTGATTTCATTTCCAAAACGGCCACGGCACGATCGTTGGTTTTGCTCGACGAGCTGGGTTCAGCAACCGATCCGGAGGAGGGCGCGGCGCTGGCGGTGGCGATTGCAAAGCATTTCCTCGATCTGGGAGCAACGAGCATCATCTCTACGCACCACACCGCGCTCAAGGTCTACGCGGCGAATACACCGGGCGTGGTAAACGCAGCAGTCGGATTTGACGAGAAGACGCTGCAGCCTACCTACGAACTCAAGGTTGGAGTTCCCGGAGCCTCCGCAGGCATCAACATCGCGCAACGGTTAGGCCTCAATTCTCAAATCATTTCTGCAGCACGGCAGCGCCTTGCCGGACAAACCCAAGACATTGCTCGCTTCCTCGATCAGCTCCATCAGCAACTCGATGCAGTTGAATCCCAGCGCGCCGAGCTGCGCCGGGGTGAACAGGAGGTCGCGCGGGAACGCAGCCGCCTGGAATTGGAGGGACTGAAGGAAGAACGTCAGCGAGTTCGCGAGATGGAGAAGAAGCTGGAAACCCTGTTGCGCGAATTCGAATACCAGGCTCGAGAAGCGGTGAATGCGGTACAGGACCGCGCAGCAGCGCAGAAGGTATCGAAAGACGCGGAGCGGCGCATTACTCGCTTGCGCCGTGAGTTCAAGGAGCAGCTCGATTCCACCGTGGTTGCGCACCGCACGGGAGCGGACCGAGGCGATCCTGATGCGCGTCCCGGGGAAGTGAAACACGTCACCGAGGGTGATACCGTGCGCTTGAAGTCGCTTGGCCGCGATGCGATCGTGAAGCGCAAGATCGACGAGAACACATTCGAAGTAGAAGCCGGGATCATGAAGATGCGGGTTCCGCGCTCCGATATCGCGAGTGTGGTTAGGACCGCAGTACCGGAGCGAGCCGAAACGCCAGTCGCTGCAGCGCGAGCTCGCGGAATTTCGATCTCACTCAAGAATGAAGACGACGATCTGAGCATGGCCAGCGAAATCAACGTGATCGGACAGACGGTCGACGATGCCACGCGCGAAGTGGAAAGGTTCGTAGATCGCGCCTTCCTCGCCGGCATGCCGCGAGTACGCGTGGTTCACGGCAGTGGCATGGGCATTCTGCGCAAGGCGCTGCGCCAGTTCCTTAAGACACATCCTCATGTAGCGATGGTGACTGAGCCTCCACAGAATGAGGGCGGCGCGGGCGCGACCGTCGTCGAGTTGAGGGTGTGA